One window from the genome of Chionomys nivalis chromosome 14, mChiNiv1.1, whole genome shotgun sequence encodes:
- the Yipf5 gene encoding protein YIPF5, whose product MSGFDNLNSGFYQTSYSIDEQSQQSYDYGGSGGPYSKQYAGYDYSQQGRFVPPDMMQPQQTYTGQIYQPTQAYPQTAPQQFYGDSFEEEPPLLEELGINFDHIWQKTLTVLHPLRVADGSIMNETDLAGPVVFCLAFGATLLLAGKIQFGYVYGISAIGCLGMFCLLNLMSMTGVSFGCVASVLGYCLLPMILLSSFAVVFSLQGMVGILLTATIIGWCSFSASKIFISALAMDGQQLLVAYPCALLYGVFALISVF is encoded by the exons ATGTCAGGCTTTGACAACTTAAACAGCGGTTTCTACCAAACAAGTTACAGCATCGACGAGCAATCTCAGCAGTCCTATGACTATGGAGGAAGTGGAGGACCCTACAGCAA GCAGTATGCTGGCTATGACTACTCGCAACAAGGCCGATTTGTCCCTCCAGACATGATGCAGCCACAGCAAACATACACGGGGCAGATTTATCAGCCAACCCAGGcctatcctcagactgcacctcagCAATTCTACGGAGACAGCTTTGAGGAGGAGCCTCCTTTGTTAGAAG AATTGGGTATCAATTTTGATCACATCTGGCAAAAAACGCTGACAGTGCTGCACCCCCTGAGAGTGGCTGACGGCAGCATTATGAACGAGACCGACCTGGCAGGACCTGTGGTGTTCTGCCTTGCCTTTGGAGCCACGCTGCTACTG gcTGGCAAAATCCAATTTGGCTACGTATATGGAATCAGTGCAATTGGATGTTTAGgaatgttttgtttgttaaatTTAATGAGTATGACAGGTGTCTCATTTGGTTGTGTGGCAAGTGTCCTGGGGTATTGTCTTCTTCCCATGATCCTGCTATCCAGCTTTGCAGTGGTATTTTCTTTACA AGGAATGGTAGGAATTCTTCTCACTGCAACGATTATTGGCTGGTGTAGTTTTTCTGCttccaaaatttttatttctgcattAGCCATGGACGGACAACAACTTTTAGTGGCATATCCTTGTGCTTTATTGTATGGAGTCTTTGCCCTGATTTCCGTCTTTTGA